In a single window of the Necator americanus strain Aroian chromosome X, whole genome shotgun sequence genome:
- a CDS encoding hypothetical protein (NECATOR_CHRX.G23628.T1) has translation MDNIDEEYDRLVEHLHDFTKKAESFKTNKRSLSLETLELIRARGAARAAGNQELTSVLARLCREAIKEDLKERRAEVLADAAEAGKSIGYVRRDFASRKTRMTALRNPRGTTIASRKGMEKIIYGFYSDLFDSYVHLSPHHLREGGHVVLEVLPFEIRRAIMSVRNVRHPVPTE, from the coding sequence atggacaacatcgacgaggaatatgaccggcttgttgaacaccttcacgacttcacgaagaaggctgagagtttcaaaaccaacAAGAGaagcctgtctcttgaaactctcgAGCTGATACGCgcgcgtggagcagcacgagccgcaggcaaccaagaactcacttctgtgctcgcaaggctttgcagagaggcgataaaggaagaccttaaagagagaagagcagaagtgctggctgatgctgcagaggcggggaaaagcatcggCTATgtccgtcgagacttcgccagtcgtaagacaaggatgactgctctccggaacccgagaggaacaaccattgcatcgagaaaggggatggagaaaatcatctacggcttctactctgatctcttcgacagttATGTCCACTtgtctcctcaccatctgagggaaggcGGGCATGTCGTTCTAGAGGTTCTCCCGTTCGAAATACGACGTGcaatcatgtcggtaagaaacgtacggcacccggtcccgacagaatag
- a CDS encoding hypothetical protein (NECATOR_CHRX.G23629.T1), whose translation MRKLEWDDMGVKVDGRKLHHLRFADDIVLITTNTSQAGRMLTEFDETCGCIGSGESAKDYVHAQRMGLGCPTLNETNIFECTSYVYLGLELNMMNDLIPKLGRRRRAVWGAYKSIEDVVKKTRNTLLRAHLFNTTGRLWHAIGTNERITGTRSTSSKINGSQGVVKVKCRPH comes from the coding sequence atgcgaaagttggaatgggacgacatgggagtgaaggtcgaCGGTCGgaagctacaccatttgcgctttgctgatgacattgtACTGATAACAACTAACACCAGCCAAGCGGGACGAATGCTGAcagaattcgacgaaacatgtggatgcatcggttcaggtgaatctgcaaaagactatgttcatgcgcaacggatgggtctcggatgccccacgCTCAACGAAACGAACATATttgaatgcaccagctacgtttatctgggtctgGAATTAAACATGATGAATGACCTGATCCccaagctgggcaggaggagacgagcggttTGGGGAgcatataagagcatcgaggacgtagtgaagaagaccaggaacaccttgctccgtgctcacctcttcaacaccactgggcgactctggcacgcgatcgggacaaatgaaagaattactgGCACCCGCTcaaccagttcgaagatcaacgggagtcaaggtgtgGTCAAAGTGAAGTGCCGACcccattag
- a CDS encoding hypothetical protein (NECATOR_CHRX.G23631.T1) — MNANNEKRSSSQMMIYFKNQQSRFCHVSKTLFQAKLKTIAVFDLTKNLAATLTSGGTLTRLYRHQGYKEGDDSGS, encoded by the exons ATGAACGCAAATAATGAGAAGAG GTCCTCATCACAGATGATGATCTATTTCAAGAATCAGCAGTCACGATTTTGTCATGTGAGCAAGACGTTATTCCAAGCAAAAC TCAAAACCATCGCGGTCTTTGACCTAACGAAGAACCTCGCTGCAACTCTGACATCCGGTGGTACGCTAACACGGCTTTACCGCCATCAAG GTTATAAAGAGGGCGATGACTCCGGAAGTTGA
- a CDS encoding hypothetical protein (NECATOR_CHRX.G23632.T1): MELTNPRALLYTGRESHPQNDHIIVSKRFRLKDVSVVPKFYTGSDDRLLQGRYSFTRREKKAAKSRESPRTTVE, from the coding sequence ATGGAACTCACAAATCCAAGAGCCCTCCTCTACACTGGACGTGAGAGTCACCCGCAAaatgaccacatcatcgtcagtaaaagatTTCGCCTGAAGGATGTCTCTGTTGTGCcgaagttctatacgggatcggacgaTCGCCTCCTCCAAGGAAGATACTCCTTCACacggagagaaaagaaagcagcGAAGTCCAGAGAAAGTCCCAGAACTACCGTTGAATAG
- a CDS encoding hypothetical protein (NECATOR_CHRX.G23633.T1) produces MRIAAYRSPRETDTKFRILLSGVLSAYNHHRRFTLNNLTREQYQGFTEIREMTTKGKMRLSVSDKGGEFVVMSQALDREITNLHLQDETIHRCVTEKEFLVQCKRLNHVWMSIGKSAGLDERFVSRFKLD; encoded by the coding sequence atgagaaTTGCTGCGTATAGATCACCACGCGAGACAGACACAAAATTTAGGATTCTACTGTCTGGGGTGTTGTCCGCTTATAATCATCACAGACGATTCACCCTTAACAATCTCACGCGCGAGCAATATCAGGGTTTCACAGAAATCCGCGAAATGACTACTAAAGGGAAAATGCGCCTTTCAGTTAGCGATAAGGGTGGAGAATTCGTAGTCATGTCACAAGCTCTTGATcgggaaataacaaatcttcacttgcAAGATGAGACAATCCatcgctgcgtaacagagaaagaattcctCGTGCAGTGCAAACGCTTGAATCATGTATGGATGTCCATAGGAAAATCTGCTGGTCttgacgaacgatttgtaAGCCGTTTCAAGCTTGACTAA